The following coding sequences are from one Desulfosporosinus orientis DSM 765 window:
- a CDS encoding ribonuclease HII: protein MEPLSQMNIREVQEALYKDPSPRMICACQNDPRQGVRKLAEQLIKHQQALAVEEARIQQLLLEEKKLWQQGYLLLAGVDEAGRGPLAGPVVAGACILPAKFNLPGLNDSKLLTESKREKLFVQIQKQAIDYAIGSAEPAEIDALNILQATKLAMKRSIEGLTIRPHYLLIDALNLPDVQLPQLPLIGGDRLSASIAAASILAKVTRDRLMVQLHSLYPDYAFSKNKGYGTNEHIQVLKRKGPCPLHRKSFAPVKQEPSIS, encoded by the coding sequence GTGGAACCGTTATCCCAAATGAATATACGAGAAGTTCAAGAAGCACTCTATAAAGATCCTTCCCCCCGTATGATATGTGCCTGCCAGAACGACCCCAGGCAGGGGGTGCGCAAACTGGCTGAACAGCTGATTAAGCACCAACAGGCACTAGCTGTTGAAGAAGCCCGTATTCAGCAGTTGCTCCTTGAGGAAAAAAAATTATGGCAACAAGGTTATCTCTTGCTGGCAGGGGTAGACGAAGCCGGCCGGGGGCCTCTGGCCGGACCGGTGGTGGCTGGGGCCTGCATACTGCCTGCGAAATTTAATTTGCCGGGACTTAATGATTCGAAGCTGCTGACGGAAAGCAAGCGTGAAAAACTTTTTGTCCAAATTCAAAAACAAGCCATTGACTATGCTATTGGCAGTGCCGAACCGGCTGAGATTGACGCTTTAAATATTTTACAGGCTACGAAATTGGCTATGAAGCGTTCCATCGAAGGATTGACCATTCGGCCCCATTATTTATTGATTGATGCCCTTAACCTCCCGGATGTCCAACTTCCGCAGCTTCCGCTCATAGGGGGAGACCGCTTGAGTGCCTCAATCGCGGCGGCCTCAATTTTAGCCAAGGTGACCCGGGATCGATTAATGGTTCAGCTTCATTCTCTTTATCCAGACTATGCGTTTTCCAAAAACAAAGGGTATGGTACCAATGAACATATCCAGGTTTTAAAGCGCAAAGGACCCTGCCCGCTTCACCGTAAGAGTTTTGCCCCGGTGAAGCAAGAGCCATCTATTAGCTAA
- the ylqF gene encoding ribosome biogenesis GTPase YlqF yields MSIQWFPGHMAKTRRLLEEQLKWVDVVLELADARIPASSRNPMLHKLLGNKTRLLLLNKADLAAPNETSKWLTHLKESSPVFAVSATKGMGIKQIVPELEQMVRAKQAKQAAKGIRPQLIKAMIVGIPNIGKSSLINQLTGGAQVKVANKPGVTRGNQWVRIHERVELLDTPGMLWPKFDDLDVGRKLAALGAVKDDVFDLEELAAWVLEWLNLNSPNSLSRYKAEDSEVTLESLGRKRGCLIHGGRVDTLKAARIFLKELRTGQLGPVTMDFISKQ; encoded by the coding sequence ATGAGTATTCAATGGTTTCCAGGACATATGGCAAAAACGAGACGTCTTTTAGAGGAGCAGCTGAAATGGGTAGATGTTGTTTTAGAACTTGCCGACGCTCGGATACCGGCCAGCAGCCGAAATCCCATGCTACATAAACTCCTCGGCAATAAAACCAGGTTATTATTGCTGAACAAAGCGGATTTGGCTGCCCCTAATGAGACGTCAAAATGGCTCACTCACTTAAAAGAATCCAGTCCGGTTTTTGCTGTCAGTGCCACCAAAGGTATGGGCATTAAACAAATTGTGCCGGAACTTGAACAAATGGTTAGGGCAAAACAAGCGAAACAGGCTGCCAAAGGCATCCGTCCCCAGCTGATAAAAGCTATGATTGTGGGCATACCTAATATCGGGAAGTCATCCTTAATTAATCAATTGACTGGGGGAGCTCAAGTTAAAGTGGCTAATAAGCCTGGTGTGACCCGGGGAAATCAGTGGGTGAGAATTCATGAACGGGTGGAACTGTTAGATACACCGGGAATGTTATGGCCGAAATTTGATGATCTGGATGTGGGGCGCAAACTTGCGGCCTTAGGAGCCGTTAAAGATGATGTGTTTGATTTGGAAGAGCTGGCGGCTTGGGTCCTTGAGTGGCTGAATCTGAACTCGCCAAATTCCTTATCTCGCTATAAGGCAGAGGATTCAGAAGTTACCCTGGAGAGCCTGGGACGCAAAAGGGGCTGCTTGATTCACGGAGGCCGGGTGGATACCTTGAAAGCTGCCCGTATTTTTCTTAAGGAGCTGCGGACGGGACAACTTGGGCCGGTTACCATGGATTTTATAAGTAAACAGTAA
- the lepB gene encoding signal peptidase I: MENKRSKRKWLIGIVGIVILAGAVLRWVVLQPYLIPSSSMEPGLAPGDHILVNRLSYRLWSPNRGDVVVFAFPKDIKRTFVKRVIAVEGEKVELKDNKVFVNESPIQEPYVKKGDYPPYGPEVVPAGKVFVLGDNRRESEDSREWGLLPKDYLLGKAWLVYYPFQRFRFISKTS; encoded by the coding sequence ATGGAAAATAAGAGATCAAAGAGAAAATGGCTGATAGGAATTGTTGGGATAGTTATCTTGGCGGGGGCAGTTTTGAGATGGGTAGTATTACAGCCCTATTTGATTCCCTCATCATCCATGGAACCAGGTTTGGCTCCGGGAGATCACATTCTTGTCAATCGGCTTTCCTACCGCCTTTGGTCCCCTAATCGGGGGGATGTGGTGGTCTTTGCCTTTCCCAAAGATATCAAACGAACCTTCGTAAAACGAGTCATTGCTGTTGAGGGAGAAAAGGTAGAGCTTAAAGACAATAAAGTCTTTGTTAATGAAAGTCCGATTCAGGAACCCTATGTTAAAAAGGGGGATTATCCTCCTTACGGACCGGAGGTGGTTCCTGCGGGTAAGGTCTTTGTGTTGGGAGATAACCGCCGGGAAAGTGAAGACTCAAGAGAATGGGGACTTCTGCCCAAAGATTATCTCTTAGGAAAAGCTTGGTTGGTATATTATCCCTTTCAGCGTTTTAGGTTTATCTCCAAAACCAGCTGA
- the rplS gene encoding 50S ribosomal protein L19 has translation MDYIRMIEEEQMKKDLPNFRPGDTVRVHVRIVEGTRERIQVFEGLVIAKKGGGIRETFTVRRVFAGVGVERTFPLHSPRLEKIEVARRGVVRRAKLFYLRGLSGKAARIRERRID, from the coding sequence ATGGATTATATTCGCATGATTGAAGAAGAACAAATGAAAAAGGATCTTCCTAACTTCCGGCCGGGTGATACAGTACGTGTACATGTGCGCATCGTTGAGGGAACTCGTGAACGTATCCAGGTTTTTGAAGGACTTGTCATTGCCAAGAAAGGCGGCGGCATCCGCGAAACCTTTACTGTTCGACGTGTCTTCGCTGGAGTCGGGGTAGAACGTACATTCCCTTTACATTCACCACGCTTGGAGAAAATTGAGGTGGCTCGCCGAGGTGTTGTACGTCGAGCTAAATTATTCTATTTACGCGGACTTTCAGGTAAGGCGGCTCGTATCCGCGAGCGTCGTATCGACTAG
- a CDS encoding RNA methyltransferase, producing MSDIYLALVHSPVYNKNMETVATSITNLDLHDIARCCTTYGVKRYYVVHPAEAQRHLAKRIMGFWQEGYGAEYNPDRQEAFSRVTIANNLQAVYADIEGEHGAAPVKVATDARKYKNTVTYAQLREEIDTSETPILLLFGTGWGLLKEDVEAMDRILEPIYGPTEYNHLSVRSAVSIILDRLRGH from the coding sequence GTGTCAGATATCTATTTAGCCCTGGTTCATTCTCCGGTGTATAATAAGAATATGGAAACCGTCGCCACTTCCATAACCAACCTGGATCTTCATGATATTGCCAGATGCTGTACGACTTATGGTGTCAAACGATATTATGTTGTTCATCCCGCAGAAGCTCAGCGTCATTTGGCTAAACGGATTATGGGTTTTTGGCAGGAAGGATATGGAGCAGAATATAATCCGGATCGTCAGGAAGCCTTTTCCAGAGTGACAATCGCTAATAATTTGCAGGCAGTTTACGCTGATATTGAAGGCGAGCATGGAGCTGCTCCAGTTAAAGTGGCAACGGATGCCCGCAAGTATAAGAATACGGTTACGTATGCTCAGCTTCGTGAAGAAATCGATACTTCGGAAACCCCTATACTTCTTTTATTCGGAACCGGTTGGGGACTTCTCAAGGAAGATGTTGAAGCCATGGACCGCATCTTAGAGCCCATCTATGGACCAACGGAGTATAATCATTTATCCGTGCGCTCCGCCGTGTCGATTATTCTGGACCGCCTGCGGGGTCATTAA